A region from the Paenibacillus humicola genome encodes:
- the cyoC gene encoding cytochrome o ubiquinol oxidase subunit III, which translates to MAHAHAAASEHVHDDHHGHHEHDGHHDQESLKLFGFWIFLITDCILFGTLFATYVVLRNSTAGGPEAHELFEMPGVIAETFILLTSSFTSGLAVLSMHQGSKRGLIGWLAVTAVLGASFVGLEVTEFVKMVTVEHATIATSGFLSGFFVLVGTHGLHVSVGLIWMTALMIQIGRRGITSVTTRKVGVISLYWHFLDVVWIFVFTVVYLMGVM; encoded by the coding sequence ATGGCACACGCACACGCAGCAGCATCGGAGCATGTCCACGATGACCATCACGGGCATCATGAGCATGACGGGCATCACGATCAAGAGTCGCTGAAATTGTTCGGCTTCTGGATCTTTCTTATTACGGACTGCATTCTGTTCGGCACGCTGTTCGCCACCTACGTCGTCCTGCGCAACAGCACCGCCGGCGGTCCGGAAGCGCACGAGCTGTTTGAAATGCCGGGCGTTATCGCCGAGACGTTCATTCTGCTGACCAGCAGCTTCACGAGCGGTCTGGCCGTGCTGTCGATGCATCAGGGCAGCAAGCGCGGCCTGATCGGATGGCTGGCGGTGACGGCGGTGCTCGGCGCCTCGTTCGTCGGGCTGGAAGTGACCGAGTTTGTGAAAATGGTGACCGTGGAGCATGCGACGATCGCCACCAGCGGCTTTCTGTCCGGCTTCTTCGTGCTCGTCGGCACACACGGACTGCACGTCTCGGTCGGCCTGATCTGGATGACCGCGCTGATGATCCAGATCGGCAGACGCGGCATTACGTCGGTCACAACGCGCAAGGTCGGCGTAATCAGCCTGTACTGGCACTTTCTAGACGTCGTTTGGATTTTCGTCTTCACGGTCGTTTACCTGATGGGGGTGATGTAA
- the cyoD gene encoding cytochrome o ubiquinol oxidase subunit IV, producing MAQTESAAAHHNGHGHGGGNASHGSLKSYVIGFVLSIVLTIIPLVVVMNHMLGRTGTMILIVAMAVLQFAVQLLFFMHLREGENARWNVLALVLGLVVLITIVAGSIWIMTYNTPNM from the coding sequence ATGGCGCAAACCGAATCGGCCGCCGCTCATCATAACGGGCACGGGCATGGGGGCGGGAACGCGTCCCACGGGTCGCTGAAATCGTACGTCATCGGCTTCGTGCTGTCGATCGTGCTGACGATCATCCCGCTTGTCGTCGTAATGAATCATATGCTCGGCCGGACGGGGACGATGATCCTGATCGTGGCGATGGCCGTCTTGCAGTTCGCCGTCCAGCTGTTATTCTTCATGCACCTGCGCGAAGGAGAGAACGCCAGGTGGAACGTTTTGGCGCTGGTGCTCGGCCTCGTCGTCCTGATCACCATCGTAGCCGGATCGATCTGGATTATGACATACAATACGCCTAATATGTAA
- a CDS encoding HPr family phosphocarrier protein — protein sequence MRVHTFTIQTELQREDLLAISNQSARFISDLKLEFTNNDTLHTVDVKSLIGMLLVPISSGTEVRLSAQGKDEEEALEYVLGLFEKHVVS from the coding sequence ATGCGGGTTCATACGTTCACCATTCAAACCGAGTTGCAGCGGGAAGATTTGCTGGCCATTTCAAACCAGTCGGCTCGTTTTATATCCGACTTGAAGCTGGAGTTTACAAATAACGACACCCTCCATACGGTCGACGTTAAAAGCCTGATCGGCATGCTGCTCGTCCCGATTTCTTCCGGTACGGAGGTTCGGCTTTCCGCGCAGGGGAAGGACGAGGAAGAGGCGCTCGAATACGTATTGGGACTGTTCGAGAAGCACGTTGTCAGCTAA
- a CDS encoding YncE family protein, with amino-acid sequence MPVWDSGLIVNRGIARTEQVTVSLVNRGWRRQTVTLQIYTLEPDRTGPGCVHENERCTLPLESAGRSGSAWSWSANVSELPAFGVRIGAAGPGAQGLVVSALQFGADGQLLASRTLEAAQWGPEEPGLAFVVNHTQHTVTAVQTAGGWHAATIDMGDGSLPRQIAVTADGSRAFVTCQGDKTVKIVDTVLQSVCGELTFPERAVPFAVAASPVGRKIYATTLVEEYAAVVDAAEGAFIRLIRLPKGSDPSAVAMSPDGTKAYCCLAGAGAVAVIDAEQDRLITTVKLPPGSQPSAAAFAPGGEYAYIADAGLDQVHIIRTRSNAVCGTIELDRGSSPQHLAVTPDEALIYAACSRSDEIAVLNPLLRKVLTTIELPGGSSPSALAMTPDGLKVLAAMLAFGYVAAIDVQSQQPVAIIPTGGFPSSVAVSPCLFL; translated from the coding sequence ATGCCGGTATGGGATTCGGGGCTCATCGTTAATCGCGGCATCGCGCGAACGGAACAAGTAACGGTATCGCTGGTCAATCGGGGATGGCGAAGGCAGACGGTTACCCTCCAAATCTATACGCTGGAACCGGACCGGACCGGACCGGGCTGCGTGCACGAAAACGAGCGATGCACCCTGCCCCTTGAATCGGCCGGCAGAAGCGGGAGCGCGTGGAGCTGGTCCGCGAACGTCTCGGAGCTGCCGGCTTTCGGCGTTCGCATCGGAGCGGCCGGCCCCGGAGCCCAAGGGCTCGTCGTCTCCGCCTTGCAATTCGGCGCGGACGGGCAGCTGCTGGCGAGCCGGACGCTGGAAGCCGCTCAATGGGGACCGGAGGAGCCCGGGCTTGCGTTCGTGGTTAACCATACGCAGCATACGGTGACGGCGGTGCAAACGGCCGGCGGCTGGCATGCGGCGACAATCGATATGGGAGATGGCAGTCTGCCGCGCCAAATCGCCGTAACGGCGGACGGCTCACGTGCTTTCGTTACCTGCCAAGGCGATAAAACGGTCAAAATCGTCGATACGGTGCTGCAGTCCGTCTGCGGCGAATTGACGTTTCCCGAAAGGGCGGTGCCGTTTGCCGTCGCGGCTTCGCCGGTCGGCCGGAAAATATACGCCACGACGCTGGTTGAAGAATACGCCGCGGTGGTCGACGCCGCCGAAGGCGCATTCATCAGGCTGATCCGCCTTCCGAAAGGAAGCGACCCGTCCGCGGTCGCCATGTCGCCGGACGGGACGAAAGCTTACTGCTGTCTCGCCGGCGCCGGGGCGGTTGCCGTCATCGATGCGGAGCAGGACCGGCTCATAACGACGGTCAAACTGCCGCCGGGCAGCCAGCCGTCCGCAGCGGCTTTCGCTCCCGGCGGCGAATATGCCTATATTGCCGACGCCGGACTGGATCAGGTGCACATCATAAGAACACGGTCGAATGCTGTCTGCGGCACCATAGAGCTTGACCGCGGCAGTTCCCCGCAGCATCTCGCCGTAACCCCCGACGAAGCGCTTATTTATGCGGCATGCAGCAGGAGCGACGAAATTGCCGTGCTCAACCCGCTGCTGAGGAAGGTGCTCACCACGATCGAGCTGCCCGGCGGGAGCAGTCCATCGGCGCTTGCGATGACTCCTGACGGGCTTAAGGTGCTGGCCGCGATGCTGGCGTTCGGTTATGTCGCGGCCATCGACGTGCAGAGCCAGCAGCCGGTCGCGATTATTCCGACGGGCGGTTTTCCGTCCTCGGTCGCCGTCTCGCCCTGCCTGTTTCTATAA
- a CDS encoding alpha/beta hydrolase, translating into MALIQCDFFSEALGLSTSMTVILPQTTYTQIGMETRVSGGKHPTLFLLHGMSDDHTIWLRRTSIERYVAPLGLAVVMPAVQRSYYTDMKRGGRYWEFISEEVPALARSFFPLSDRREDTFAAGLSMGGYGAFKLGLSHPDRYAAVASLSGAVCLDSLMERRSEEMGNIFGSREEAVGSRNDPMRLAADLAASGAPSPAMFQCCGTEDFLYKDNVRFRDHALKLGLPLTYEEGPGEHEWGYWDANIQRVLNWLPLEGKQ; encoded by the coding sequence ATGGCCCTAATTCAATGCGATTTTTTCTCGGAAGCGCTAGGCTTGTCCACGTCGATGACGGTTATATTGCCGCAGACGACGTACACGCAGATCGGCATGGAGACGCGCGTTTCGGGCGGCAAGCATCCGACGCTTTTCCTGCTGCACGGCATGTCGGACGATCATACGATTTGGCTTCGCCGCACGTCGATCGAGCGGTACGTCGCTCCGCTCGGGCTGGCCGTCGTCATGCCGGCCGTTCAGCGCAGCTACTATACGGACATGAAACGCGGCGGCCGGTATTGGGAATTTATCAGCGAGGAGGTGCCGGCCTTGGCCCGCTCGTTCTTCCCGCTCTCGGACCGCAGGGAGGATACGTTCGCGGCCGGCCTGTCGATGGGCGGCTACGGCGCATTCAAGCTCGGGCTGAGTCATCCGGACCGGTATGCGGCGGTTGCCAGCCTGTCGGGCGCGGTTTGTCTCGACAGCCTGATGGAACGGCGTTCGGAGGAGATGGGGAACATATTCGGCAGCCGCGAGGAAGCGGTCGGCAGCCGAAACGATCCGATGCGGCTCGCAGCCGACCTGGCTGCATCGGGCGCCCCTTCCCCCGCGATGTTCCAATGCTGCGGAACGGAAGATTTCCTGTACAAGGACAACGTCCGCTTCCGCGACCACGCCCTGAAGCTCGGTCTGCCGCTTACATATGAAGAAGGCCCGGGCGAGCACGAATGGGGCTACTGGGACGCCAATATTCAGCGCGTGCTGAACTGGCTGCCGCTGGAAGGAAAGCAATAA
- a CDS encoding serine hydrolase domain-containing protein: MQTDSRQTKPPAAERGAGQWDKPFIKANAEALKAWKIKDIVVLRGDELAIEWHESGLDKVAAVYSCTKSVLSALIGIAIEQGRIGGIRQPAGDFFGELKEDGDVRKREITIEHLLTMTPGFDWPDFDKPYWKMKRTPDWLRFVLERPMAHQPGTAFTYNSGGSHLLSAIITRATGMTAAEYAERELFGKLGFRAVRWNGQGGVSEGGTGMHMTSLDMARFGLLYLRGGRWNGEQIVPAGWVRESVAVRSKGLQHYDPPIFGGYGYHWWISPQEVNGCADCYFAKGYGGQYIFVLPALDLVAAVRKEPTGRNEAMLSKRMLFERIVPFLRKRGQIPN, translated from the coding sequence ATGCAGACCGATTCGCGGCAAACGAAGCCGCCGGCAGCCGAGCGGGGGGCCGGACAATGGGATAAGCCGTTCATCAAGGCGAACGCGGAAGCCTTGAAGGCATGGAAAATAAAAGACATCGTCGTCCTCCGCGGGGACGAATTGGCGATCGAATGGCACGAATCCGGCTTGGACAAGGTGGCGGCCGTTTATTCCTGCACGAAAAGCGTGCTGTCCGCGCTGATCGGCATCGCGATCGAACAGGGCCGGATCGGAGGTATCCGGCAGCCGGCCGGCGATTTTTTCGGCGAGCTGAAGGAGGACGGCGACGTTCGCAAGCGGGAAATTACGATTGAACATCTGCTGACGATGACGCCGGGCTTCGATTGGCCGGATTTCGACAAGCCGTACTGGAAAATGAAGCGCACGCCGGACTGGCTGCGTTTCGTGCTCGAACGGCCGATGGCCCATCAGCCGGGCACGGCGTTTACGTACAATTCCGGCGGCTCTCATCTGCTGTCTGCGATCATTACCCGGGCAACCGGCATGACGGCGGCGGAATATGCGGAACGGGAGCTGTTCGGCAAGCTGGGGTTTCGCGCCGTGCGCTGGAACGGCCAGGGCGGGGTCAGCGAAGGCGGGACCGGCATGCATATGACCTCGCTGGACATGGCGAGGTTCGGGCTGCTTTATTTGCGCGGCGGACGATGGAACGGCGAGCAGATCGTGCCGGCCGGCTGGGTGCGGGAGTCCGTTGCCGTCCGGAGCAAGGGACTGCAGCATTACGATCCGCCGATTTTCGGAGGGTACGGCTATCACTGGTGGATTTCGCCGCAGGAGGTGAACGGCTGCGCCGATTGTTATTTCGCTAAAGGGTACGGCGGCCAATATATTTTCGTCCTGCCGGCGCTTGACCTGGTTGCCGCGGTCCGCAAGGAGCCGACGGGCAGGAACGAGGCCATGCTGTCGAAGCGGATGCTGTTCGAGCGAATCGTGCCGTTTCTGCGGAAACGGGGACAAATTCCGAATTAG
- a CDS encoding ABC transporter ATP-binding protein, whose translation MKDTAQSAGSGLEKGSWRLFLRMLSQTKPPRALMAIALVMSVVSTAAALVIPMATKNLVDGFSISRLSFGQIAGIAGILIAQAAASMASIYMLNRIGQQIVAGLRDRLWRKLLVLPVGYYDNHRTGETISRMTNDTGVVKALIAEHLTGFLTGIISVCGSVALLLYMDWRMTAVMLGVIPIAALFLVPLARQMYRISKGLQDETASFTAVLTQVLSEIRLVKASNAEAREYESGNLGITRLFRFGLREAKVQAMIAPLMFLIMMMLLVVIVGYGGMRVSSGALSAGELVAFILYLIQIVMPMTQITNFFTQFQKAVGATGRIIAILETEEEPHQGGADVGRGQLALQVDQLSFEYKAGEPVLSGISFGVRPGTVTAIVGPSGSGKTTLLSLLERFYRPTSGTIRLGGRPIDEFSLKSWRGQFGYVSQESPLLAGTIRDNICYGIDAPVSDEELRRAAAMAYADGFIEELPDGYDTEVGERGIKLSGGQRQRIAIARALLRNPKILMLDEATSSLDSKSEQVVQDALKNLMAGRTTLVIAHRLSTVVDADQIVFIEKGRLTGIGTHEQLLASHDLYREFATRQLRLDGGNGERRQNGRPEGSFERAAGLDSAPSAARAQRLLGH comes from the coding sequence ATGAAGGACACCGCCCAATCGGCCGGCAGCGGTCTTGAGAAAGGAAGCTGGCGCTTGTTTTTGCGCATGCTGTCGCAAACGAAACCGCCGCGGGCGCTGATGGCGATCGCGCTCGTCATGAGCGTCGTCTCGACGGCAGCGGCGCTCGTCATTCCGATGGCGACGAAAAATCTGGTCGACGGCTTCTCGATCAGCAGACTGAGCTTCGGGCAGATCGCCGGCATCGCCGGCATCTTAATTGCGCAGGCCGCCGCCAGCATGGCTTCGATTTATATGCTGAACAGGATCGGCCAGCAGATCGTCGCAGGCCTGCGCGACCGGCTGTGGCGCAAGCTGCTCGTCCTGCCGGTCGGCTACTACGATAACCACCGGACGGGCGAGACGATCAGCCGGATGACAAACGACACCGGGGTCGTCAAAGCGCTGATCGCGGAGCATTTAACCGGCTTTCTGACCGGTATCATTTCGGTTTGCGGCTCCGTCGCGCTTCTCCTGTATATGGACTGGCGAATGACGGCCGTCATGCTCGGCGTCATCCCGATTGCGGCGCTGTTCCTCGTCCCGCTCGCCCGGCAGATGTACCGGATCTCCAAAGGGCTGCAGGACGAAACGGCGTCGTTTACGGCCGTGCTGACCCAGGTGCTGTCCGAGATCCGGCTCGTGAAAGCGTCGAACGCCGAAGCGCGGGAGTACGAGAGCGGAAACCTGGGCATTACCCGCCTGTTCCGGTTCGGCCTGCGGGAAGCCAAGGTGCAGGCGATGATTGCGCCGCTCATGTTTCTGATTATGATGATGCTGCTCGTCGTCATCGTCGGCTATGGCGGCATGCGCGTATCCTCCGGCGCGCTTTCGGCCGGCGAGCTGGTCGCCTTTATTTTGTACCTGATTCAAATCGTCATGCCGATGACGCAGATCACGAACTTCTTCACCCAGTTTCAAAAGGCGGTCGGGGCGACCGGGCGCATCATCGCGATTCTGGAGACGGAAGAAGAGCCGCATCAAGGCGGCGCCGACGTCGGCCGCGGGCAGCTGGCGCTTCAAGTCGATCAGCTTTCCTTCGAATACAAAGCCGGGGAGCCGGTGCTTTCCGGCATCAGCTTCGGCGTCCGCCCGGGCACGGTCACGGCGATCGTGGGCCCAAGCGGCAGCGGGAAAACGACGCTGCTCAGCCTGTTGGAACGGTTTTACCGGCCGACGTCAGGAACAATCCGGCTGGGCGGACGGCCGATCGACGAGTTTTCGCTGAAGTCGTGGCGCGGGCAGTTCGGCTACGTCTCGCAGGAAAGTCCGCTGCTCGCCGGCACGATCCGCGACAACATCTGCTACGGCATCGATGCCCCGGTTTCGGACGAGGAGCTGCGCCGGGCTGCGGCAATGGCGTACGCGGACGGGTTTATCGAAGAGCTTCCGGACGGGTACGACACGGAGGTCGGCGAGCGCGGTATCAAGCTGTCCGGCGGGCAGCGGCAGCGGATCGCGATCGCCCGGGCGCTGCTGCGCAATCCGAAAATTTTGATGCTCGACGAAGCGACGTCGAGCTTGGACAGCAAATCGGAGCAGGTCGTTCAGGATGCGCTGAAAAACCTGATGGCCGGCAGGACGACGCTCGTCATCGCGCACCGGCTGTCGACGGTCGTCGACGCCGACCAAATCGTCTTTATCGAGAAGGGCAGGCTAACCGGTATCGGTACGCACGAGCAGCTGCTTGCTTCGCACGATCTGTACCGGGAATTCGCGACGCGGCAGCTCCGCCTGGACGGAGGTAACGGCGAGCGCCGGCAAAACGGCCGGCCGGAAGGCTCCTTCGAACGTGCCGCCGGCCTGGACAGTGCCCCAAGCGCCGCCCGCGCGCAGCGATTGCTCGGTCATTAA
- a CDS encoding response regulator transcription factor, giving the protein MSKQILIVDDDPKIAQLVEIYLLNEGYSVRKAGDGLQALELIEREPVDLVILDIMMPGLDGLGVCLRIRERRTTPILMISAKDGDMDKITGLMTGADDYMVKPFNPLELVARVKSLLRRTYYQTQPQPPQQEHLIRIQSLVIDKLTHSVQIDGRPIKLTPIEFGILHLLASQPGRVFSSEDIFETIWKEKYYESNNSVTVHMSRLRDKLVKEMDGEKLIHTVWGVGYKIEA; this is encoded by the coding sequence ATGAGCAAACAGATTCTCATCGTGGACGACGATCCGAAAATCGCGCAGCTCGTCGAAATTTATTTGCTAAACGAAGGGTACTCGGTGCGAAAGGCCGGCGACGGGCTTCAGGCGCTCGAGCTAATCGAACGCGAGCCCGTCGATCTTGTCATCCTGGACATCATGATGCCCGGACTGGACGGGCTCGGTGTTTGCCTGCGCATCCGCGAACGCCGGACGACGCCGATTCTGATGATCAGCGCCAAAGACGGCGACATGGACAAAATTACCGGCCTGATGACCGGCGCCGACGATTATATGGTCAAGCCGTTTAACCCGCTGGAGCTTGTCGCACGGGTAAAATCGCTGCTCAGGCGGACTTACTACCAGACGCAGCCGCAGCCGCCCCAGCAGGAGCATCTGATTCGCATCCAGTCGCTGGTCATTGACAAGCTGACGCATTCGGTCCAGATCGACGGCAGGCCGATCAAGCTGACGCCGATCGAATTCGGCATTCTCCATCTGCTCGCCAGCCAGCCGGGGCGCGTGTTCAGCTCGGAGGACATTTTCGAAACGATCTGGAAAGAGAAATATTACGAATCGAACAATTCGGTCACGGTCCATATGAGCCGTTTAAGGGACAAGCTGGTCAAGGAAATGGACGGGGAAAAGCTGATCCATACGGTGTGGGGGGTCGGCTATAAAATTGAAGCTTAG
- a CDS encoding HAMP domain-containing sensor histidine kinase, with protein MKLRRIVPLVWSLISTTLALFALTLIGKVLLYSTFARIDVLTVFRWLNRWIGYPDTYGIAAVPLFLAFAAYFFARDKRIQKEAYIATIAENVQRIAGGDFQHKVPVRQIGELGQLADNINRFVEQLKLSLEEERRAQQTKNELITNVSHDLRTPLTTITGYLGLIEQDLYRDEVELRYYISLVYEESERMSQLIQDLFEYTRLRNNEMRLQTELINLGEMLRQLTEQFRLQLDQAGLEPRIRIGAYPLMAAADGNKLRRVFENLMMNAIKYGKDGRYLDIDGCIDNGEVVIDLINYGEIIPQSDLPNIFERFYRVEKSRSTYTGGSGLGLAIAKQIVELHGGSIGASSGPEGTVFSVRLKAAA; from the coding sequence TTGAAGCTTAGAAGGATCGTCCCGCTCGTATGGAGCCTGATTTCGACGACGCTCGCTTTGTTCGCCCTTACCTTGATCGGCAAAGTGCTGCTCTACTCGACTTTCGCGCGCATCGACGTGCTGACCGTCTTCCGCTGGCTGAACCGCTGGATCGGCTACCCCGATACGTACGGCATCGCCGCGGTGCCGCTCTTTCTTGCGTTCGCCGCTTATTTCTTCGCCCGGGACAAGCGGATCCAGAAAGAGGCGTATATCGCCACGATCGCCGAGAACGTCCAGCGGATCGCCGGCGGCGATTTCCAGCACAAGGTGCCGGTCCGGCAAATCGGCGAGCTGGGGCAGCTCGCCGACAATATCAACCGGTTCGTCGAGCAGCTGAAGCTGTCGCTGGAGGAAGAGCGCCGGGCGCAGCAGACGAAGAACGAGCTGATTACCAACGTCTCGCACGATCTCCGCACGCCGCTTACGACGATAACCGGCTATCTCGGTCTGATCGAGCAGGATCTGTACCGTGACGAGGTGGAGCTGCGCTATTATATTTCGCTCGTATACGAGGAGTCGGAACGGATGAGCCAGCTCATCCAGGATTTGTTCGAATATACGCGGCTGCGGAACAACGAGATGAGGCTGCAGACGGAACTGATCAATCTCGGGGAAATGCTTCGCCAGCTGACGGAGCAGTTCCGTCTGCAGCTGGATCAGGCCGGCCTGGAGCCGCGCATCCGCATCGGCGCGTATCCGCTGATGGCCGCTGCGGACGGCAACAAGCTGCGCCGGGTGTTCGAGAATTTGATGATGAATGCGATTAAATACGGCAAGGACGGGCGTTACCTCGATATTGACGGGTGCATCGATAACGGCGAGGTTGTCATTGATCTGATCAATTACGGCGAAATCATTCCGCAGTCCGATTTGCCGAATATTTTCGAGCGATTTTACCGGGTGGAGAAATCCCGCTCGACTTATACGGGCGGCTCCGGGCTCGGCCTCGCCATCGCCAAGCAAATCGTCGAGCTGCACGGAGGCTCGATCGGCGCGTCCAGCGGGCCGGAAGGAACGGTGTTCAGCGTCCGCCTGAAAGCGGCGGCTTGA